A stretch of DNA from Tribolium castaneum strain GA2 chromosome 7, icTriCast1.1, whole genome shotgun sequence:
taTAATACACACAAAAATCTGCGTTTGGTAttaagtacaatgtgtttttaaataattgtcatCTAGTCGCCTGTGAATttcccatgtaaaatcagaaatggcGCTTTGTAGAATTAATGACATtatccatttattaagtctcccattcggaaataaacttcgaaaacaaaagtattttcATATGCAgtataacaatttagttgcattttaataaaatttttaaaataattaattgacaatttgtaaatttcgcaagtgacagttttgacatttatttaattggacaaagcggcacaatttttttttaaatgtaaaccaattccaaagttaactagatgacaatcatttaaaaacacattgtatatttttcattcaattaattttttctccaatttcttATACAAAGTGAAttcaaagtaaaataaaatacatattttgaataaagtaaattattcaaaaaaaaaaccctACCCTGTgacattatttcaaaaatttatgacgtcataatttcttaaaaaatgacgtattttcttattttttttaaaggcaaccgacattttttttactgtttttgataCTTAGTacacttctttattttttaaaaaaatataaaataacataaaaaaagtcaaaaactaatcgaaaatttttcatttcatttaaaaaaatataaaaaaattgttcatgtaaattttattgtaataaaattgtattgtatgtctgtaatttttttcaaatttattatataattccttacaattaattaaataattactacCTGTTaggtacaaaaaattgtaattatttcttGTATCATCTGAGAAAATGTTTCTCTATACGtagtaactttttttctaatatttctACAATTatgatattaattaattaatcattaaCGACAATTAACGTAATTTTGGTgctagcaaaattttattacgatttttttggttaaaacaGTAGAAATCATgaaatttcgattaattaaagtcttcatattttttattttttgacatattattatattattaatatattatattatttcttGACATAATATTCTTACACTTCTTGTTGGATTTTCTTggcgtgtttttttttatttatttataatattcctaattcatttattttaattgtaaaagagtaaaaaaatatatagtatTTATTGACTTCGTTAGTCAGTTTATGAGACAGTGAAAAATACTGTTAATAGACTAACCCTGTAtactatttgaaaaatgttttaaagaccaaaaaaaagtttccgactacgttttgtttattttttcttcaaccatacgtcagaaaaaaataccaaaaatgttgaaaaactttatttgaaaaaattacatatttgaaaaaacgagtaaaaaaatttattacaaaaataatttttttaattcctccgagaacaaagaaaaataaacgcgGCCTTTACGAGTTGTCCAAAACTGGGAAttcactgaaaaaaaaatttaattaaattaaagaattcACTGCCACTATTAGAGTTCACCctgtaatgaaaaaaaaacaccagaattgtttaaaaaatttatttgaaaaaaaaatacaattttattgcACCAGAGCATCAGCGTCCATTTAATTAAGACAAACTGAAAATCTCGTTCTTTTATATAAGTTTTACGAGTAATAAAACTGATTTGGAACAACGATgagtaaaaatgtaatacaaaaaTAGTTCAGTTAAATTTGATTGAATTCCTAACCGCAACATTCAAACAAACCAACTGCCGAATTTTTTCCCATGGTGGCGGATGATTGTGAATGTTTGTGGTGCGAATTAGCCTCCCTGAAGAATCGGAAACACATCTGGCCTTACATTTGGACGTGAAATAATCATTACAAATCCAAAACGTGCGACCTTTGGCGTTTTTTCCGAttaatgtaaaacaaattCCTGTTATAAACCATGCAAAGGCGGCCTTTACGTGTTGTCCAAAACTGGGGAttcactgaaaaaaaattaaaattagaataAGCAAAACAAGTCGTTTGTCTCGCAAACTCCAGACGGTGTTTCAAACAAATGAGAAGACGAAAAACATCAACTTGGAAGTCGTAAACTTTAACTATGCGCCACAGCAAAAAGGAAGGTTTTTGTGGCCGACTACGGAGATCTAAAGGCTAGGATGCGAAACGACGCGCAAATAAAACGGTCCCGTTAATGGCGCTAGCAGCGGTAAggcaaatttttggtcattttcgggtaattttttgttataaacagaaaaaaaaaactatttttggtctaaaaacttgtttaaatcttcagaacttgtaaaaataatgtcatttttgacaaaattctgtaatttatattgggttacttttcaaaaaattttgcccaatttgctgaataaacgcttaaaaatgtaaatttttggtcaattttggccaaatttggtgattgtTTGTTCTaaacagagaaaaaaaaaactatttttggtctaaaaacgtgtttaaatattcagaacttgaaaaaataatgtcatttttgacacaaTTCTGTCATTtatattggcttacttttcaaaaaattttgcccaatttgctgaataaacgcttaaaatgtaaatttttggtcaattttgtccaatttggcgtttttttgttctaaacagagaaaaaaaacaatttttggtctaaaaacgtgtttaaatattcaaaacttgcaaaaattatgtcaatttttgacaaaattctgtgatttatattggcttatttttcaaaaaaatttgtccaatttgctgaataaacgcttaaaaatgtaaatttttggtcaattttggccaaatttggtgatttttttatctaaacagagaaaaaaaaactatttttggtctaaaaacgtgtttaaatattcagaacttgcaaaaataatgtcatttttgacaaaattctgTCATTTATATTAgcttacttttcaaaaaattttgcccaatttgctgaataaacgcttaaaaatgtatatttttggtcaattttggccaaatttggtgattttttgttctaaacagagaaaaaaaactatttttggtctaaaaacgtgtttaaatattcagaacttgcaaaaataatgtcatttctGACAAAATTCTGTCATTtatattggcttacttttcaaaaaattttgcccaatttgctgaataaacgcttaaaaatgtatatttttagCCATTTTTGGCCAATTTGgtgcttttttgttttaaacagagaaaaaaaacctgtttttggtctaaaaacgtgtttaaatattcagaacttgcaaaaataatgccaTTTCTGACaaaattctgtgatttatattggcttacttttcaaaaaattttgcccaatttgctgaataaacgcttaaaaatgtatatttttggccatttttggccaaatttggtgattttttgttctaaacagagaaaaaaaaactatttttggtctaaaaacgtgtttcaatattcagaacttgcaaaaataatgtcatttttgacaaaattctgtgatttatattggcttacttttctaaaaattttgccCAATTTGTAGAATAAAcgcttaaaaaatgtaaatttttggtcattttgaaccaaatttggtaattttttcgttctagtttaataaaagctaataaaaacaaggtaatgtatttaaaaaaaataattgcgcaATAATCGAGTTTTCGCTGAATTTTCGTTTAGTTATAAAACTgctaaaacaaattaaaaaaaatactagatTGCTAATTTGAATGCAAAACGCTAGGCTTTATTGACGAAAATTGCATTTAAACGCAAAAAACGGTCAAtttgtttatgcaaattatcAGAATATTGAccattataataaattaataattaattaaatattgatcCATGGGCTTGCTCGCTAGATGACGCCCCATTATCAATCCCTACTTTACCGACATTATCAATATAACCCCAAAATTTCGgtacattgttaataaaacgATGTCGGTCCCTCGGGCTTTGCCCCAGAGCAAGGAGGCCCTCCTCAAATCGTACCGCACGCGCCTCAAAGACGACGTCAAAAGCATGTTGGAAAACTTCGAAGGTGCGTATCCTAACCTCAAAACCGtccctattttttttctccagAAATCGTTAAATTGGCCAAAGGCGATCACGACACGCAGTTATCTCGCATGACGCAATGCGAGCAAGACACTTTTGAGATGCACGTCCGTGCCGCTAACATAGTCAGGGCCGGGGAATCCCTCATGAAGCTTGTCTCTGACATCAAACAGTATCTGATTTTGAACGATTTCCCGTCCGTTAACGAGGCGATAACGCAAAACTCGAAGCTTTTCAGGTGAGTTTTGCGCAAGGGGGCGCAGTGTTTGAGGCTGTTTTAGGACAAAGCAAGCTGAGTGTGACCAGAAATTGATGTCTTTGAGGGACGATATGGCGGCTGATTTGTACGACTTGGAAGAGGAGTATTACAGtagtttgaataaataaatgataaagcagcaatttgtattttttattcgttgtttacgcaataaaattataatttacaaACTTCCGATGTGTGTTTTAATTTCGTGTGAATGCATAAGGTTTTATCGGTGGGGGGCGGGTGGTTGTGCAAGATGTTTATGCGCATAAGGCGGCCTGTGGGGTCAGTTGAACATCGGGCCTTGCATTTTGTTAGGTAGTAATGGCCACAAACCCAAAATATGCGGGCCCCCATTTTctggtttttgtaaaaaacgtgCTCTTTGTATAACATGCACAGTTTGCCTCGGCGAGTTTTGGAAAACACGGGCTTGTCtggaaaaaaacaatatttaaagaccaaagttttgtgaaaaaataatacaaacttgtttttaataaactttatttacaCAAATAAAAGTCTACTGTCCTCTTTTTCTAACACCATAATTATCAAGTGCGTacaaaatttatcatttttttgccAAAGTAGGGCCCAAATAAGTCTTAAAactctatacagggtgtttcatttttacagtgcagcctttaacatagttttttgaAATGGCACCTGCTGTATATTTGTACAGGTTTAAATGTGCACTTTTTgggctttataaatcagtttaatttttgcaatttgctttaaccattcagaagttatttaattttttctacaattttgtgcgtctgcagacacttaattaaaaaatcgcagtgtgCTTGGTTTTCAAGATATTGAGTTGGGATTTTGTCTGTGTGTAAACAATTGTCGGGGGTATTTTTCGGCGACAAGACTGTCCATTTACATTGTAGCATTAGCATGttgtgacacattcattttggtaaactttgaaggaccataacttgattttttcaaatagcaccctttgtattttattactgaaGATTATTCAGCAtctcattttacatttttttcacctcttaattttttttccaaaagttgagAGTTTCGGAGATAACtcggtttttctgaaaaatgcacataaaatTCCTTGGATACCAACGTAGTGTGCCATGTAAAACAATACATTCTGACATAATAACATCAGACTGGCGTTTTTGTACGtgacgttttgattttgttgtgaaaatgaatttttcatgtaaattgCATACAAATCTCATCGAGatataaagtttaattttgatgagaaatcattaaataaaaataaaaaaacgacggcactaataaagaaaatatgcaagaaataattaaaaaagctttttgtaGAACTGATCATATCATCTTAGAAGCggtgaattttaaaaaagaattgaccaatgtattactttatttttttttatttcttcattttaaatttctatcatttttatttaatcatttcttgtcaaaatttgatttaaatttatgcATCTAGATGATGCATTTTAcgcgaaaaattcattttcacaataaaatcaaaacgtgACGTACTATAAATGCCATTTTGACATTAGTATGTCAAAATGTATTGTCTTTCATAGCACGCTGCATTAGTATCCGAGAttttgtgtgcatttttcagaaaaacctaATTATCTTCTCAACTATCAACTtgtgaaaaaaactaaagaggtaaaaaagatgtaaaatgagacgctgaataataataagtaataaaatacagagggtgctatttaaaaaaatcaagttatagtccttcaaaatttaccaaaatgaatgtgtcacagcaaGGTGATGCTACAATGCAAATGTATGGTCTTGTCACCAAAAGATACCTCAGACATTTGTTTACTTACGGACAAAGTCCCAACTTGATATCCCAAAAACCAAGgccactgcgattttttaataatgtgcctgcagacgcacaaaattatagaaaaaattaaataacttctgaacggttaaagtaaattgcaaaaactaaactgatttataaagcctaaaaagtgcacatttaaacatgtacaaatatacagggggtactatttaaaaaaactatgttaaaaactgcactgtaaaaatgaaacaccctgtatcgGGCaaggtaaataaaaacaaaatttccttCTCATTTGAATTAATCAATACCGGTAATGGGAGGAAACGAAACGGAAGCAAAACAAATCTAAAAAACAGGAATCAATCAACTAAGCATCCGTTTATTCACTTTtggttataattatttattacaaaaattcatcTTGAACATCTTTTCGGCCACCTGTTCTTTCTTCGGGGGGTGATTATGCAGTGTTGTGGTGCACAAAATAGGCCCACCTTTTGAGGTTTTACAGCGACTTTTACATTTGGAATTTTTGTATTCTGAACATTGCCAAAATATAAATCTGCCATAACGTCTATTCACGTAATAAATATTATCGTTGAAAATTAGGACGTTTTGGCCTCGTTCGTTGGCCAAAATCACATaatctgcaaaaaaattttgttaacgcGTGTGCACATTTTactaactttataaaaaaaaacacacgacttataaaaacatgtattttgaatgcaaaataaaagaatGTAGTGTCCTTCAGCCCTTCTTTTCCTTAAAACAACCATTTCTTATGTTCTGAAACCGTTAATAAAACGAAGACTATAacgtctaataaaaaatacaacaaaaataacaaataaaataataaataaaccaaaaacggaaaaaataacagtaaaaataaaacaaataaaaaaaacaaggatcagtttgtataatttattaatcttattttctttttgtgttttactaCACAAAATATCCCCAACAATTAAGCCTTTTCAGCATCGTTTGTTGGTCGTAAAGCGATcacctgaaaaaaaaatgttaaaataattctgtATTTTGTTCTTGTTCCTAAAATAGTCACTAACATTTTATaggtgaattaaaaatttattaattgtccAATATTACACTTTTCTGTTTCCTAAGAAAATATAACTCCTgacttaaaatattaattttttcgttttctgTGTTCGGATTACACGAATGTATTCCGCTCATCCGAACAGTTTGGTTAACATCAGTAGAACACCTGGCACTGCACTGTCCCCTGTCGTAGTACATGCACTTCCAGTAGGTGATTGTTTGAGTACTTCTGTGTTTGATATAAATGTAGTCGTTCACTATAAGGCGGGGAAACATGCGAGTGCCTCGACCCGAGCCCTTGGCAAACGTCAGAagcactgaaaaaaaattatttaattgaagTATAACCAAAAACTGACGGACAGTTATGTTATTTGTTCATTTTTCCATATGTAACTTTACCTACACTGGCGCCCCACGTTGGGCGCCAAAAatataggttttttttcttcttcttttttcttttgattttaaCTCACACTATACAATAAAatgaagcaaaaaaaaaactaaatggcTAAAATTGCCTAATTCCCggcagtttttaaaaaaaatattttttttttcattttatatatttttttgtttttgttgcacaacgatgatcttttttgaaaaagaatagataattaaaaagaatcaaatcaaaattaaatgaaacaaaCATTAAAACCCCacgctttattttttctcaataataaaaacagattgGCCGATCAGTTCGGCGGTGTTGTGATGGGTGCCAATGGGCGAGTGATTGTGGCTGTTAAaagttttcacaatttttccaGTAGTGCACAACGCCGACCGACATTTTGTTTTGTGGTAGGCGCGGCACCGCCATCTTGTCGAGTTGGCCCGCTTCTGGTGCAGGAAAAACTCGTTCCCGTTTAGTAAAATGAGCGGATGTTTGTAACTGCGGCCTTGAAGGAAATGAATAAACCCTGGAAAACACAACACACAACATTAACAACGTGTTTGGACGCCaagtgttaaaaataaaaaacaaagctAACTGAAGTTGGTTATATTATTCTCTGATAAGTCTTACAAACTGTGGTATAAATTCATCGAATGAATCGTTTTTTAGTACAGGAGAGTGATTATGTTCCCGATTTATTttgacaacgttgccacaggTCGACAGCGTCGCCCGACATTTGCATTTGAAGTATGAGGTGCACCGCCATCTTGTCGATTCGGCCGTTTTCGTAcacacagtaaaaaaattactgtcgACTATTAATCTGGGATTTTTTTTACCAGGCGCAACATAGATCAGATctgaaaatgcaaaaaacgatTTAATAACTACGCAAATCGCGCGATTTTTGTCAAACATGGCGCCAAAAAACAACAACCAAACAGTTCTActgtttatttaaacaatacaTAGacaattacaagaaaatttggcAACAAAGTTAAGTATTGCACGATCACGTCTTCTAGGAAGCATATATATTACAATGAACTATCAATTCTAAACACTTAATCACTTCTTAAAATGTAGACTTTCTGGCGCATGGCATTCTCGATAAAATCGTTGCTTCGCACAGTAGGCGGATGATTGTGCTTGAACTTAGCGTTCACATATTTGCCATAAGTCAAAAGACTGGCCCGACATTTACTCTTAAAGTAGGCCGTGCAGCGCCATCTTGTCTTATCCAGCGACTTGATGCAAATGGTGAACATGTTCTTgtcgaaaattattttgggATTTTTAGTAGCCGCCACAACGTAAATCGAAcctaaaacataaaaaattagaaaaaaaactaaactacACATAAAAATCTCAGCACaaatgattattaaaattatttattcagtaaaacaaatttattttctctttaaaataacattgtGTGTAGGTAAAGAGGAACAATCAATTGTTTCAGTGGTTGGTTGATGGTTGTGTTCATTATGAACCTCGACGACTTTTCCATATGTGAAAAGTGCAGCCTTACAACGGGTTCTAAAATACGAACTACAGCGCcatcttgttttattttcattctGGTGCTGGAAAAAATAGTCGAATTTGTCCAAGACTAGCTTCGGGTGCTTGGATCCGGAGATAAAGTATACAACGCCACCtacaaaattttgagtaagaattaagcaaaaaaaatatactttttggaaaaaaagtgtaaatgcGGATTCGATATGTCAAATATTTATCCAAGCATAAAAAACTGTCTGTTAATGTGTTTCGGGTTTAAACTACTTCATTCAATGTCCTATATTTGAAATGGGAGCAACGCCCCACGTTGGGCGCCAAAATTATGTGCGGTTTTTTCCACTCGTCGCGcctttatttattgatttacgTTAGCAGTTTAcacatttattgttaaaaaacaagGAAATGATATAACATTCACTTCTTGTCGCGTCTGTACATCTTCCGGAAGGTCATTTTTTGGGCTATAATTTCGTAATGTCGTTCCATGTGTCTCTTAGGTTCGTGATTATGACTATTGATAATCTCCATAACTCTGCCATAAGTCACCACTTTAGCCCTGCACAGAGTTCTACGACGAGAACAACACCACCACAAAGTTCTCCTCATGGTTTGATACTTGCAGTGAAAATCGTGCCCATCGACCAGAATTTTCGGGTTTTTGGGGCCcggtaaaacaaaaatttcacctaaaaagagaaaaaggGTCATTTCGTGATTGGTCCGCACTGCaaactaaataaaacactgCATCCAACAAttagaaaactttattttgtCTTCAAAGTTACTtggtataaaattttttccgCCTAACTAAAACCCTCTCACTGCAAACATCACTGTATTGACCGTCTTCGACGGTCGGGGCGTGATTATGCACCTTGACAACGGTCACTTCTCCAGGCTGGGTTATTAGATAGCACATACACCTCGTCTTGTAGTACGAAGTGCACCTCCATCGTGTCTTTATAGCACCTTTGTTGTTGACCTCAAACTCGTTCCGGTCAAAAACCAGCTTGGAGTTCTTGTAACGACCACGAATCATGTACACCACACCTAAAAACAACACTgtgagcaattttttttgattgggttacattttaaaaaaggcCCCACGTTGGGCGCCAAAAATATGGCACTTCCCCTCCCGCTTTGAGACAAAAGAATCGCTCGgcactattattttttagaagaaaatgtattatttttcattaaatgttTATTGTGTAAcgatatttgtttattttcttcgAATTAGTGTTACAGGAACTTcgctaaatttcataacaattataaaaatatatcgaCACGCAACATTGCTTTTATCCCTACCAATAACTGTTGATTTTTTAGATGTAGTTTATTCGCGCCCCACGTTGGGCgccaaaaatatataactgatatttcgccaaaaataaaacactagcCAATAAAGAGGAAAACTTTATTATCTCCCATCGAGTTACTacttaatacaaaattatCTCCGCCTAATTAGGACCCTCTGGGTGCAAGCATCGCTATATTGCGATACCTCGACAGTGGGGGCGTGATTATGCAATTTAATAACGGTGACTTTTCCAGCTTGGGTTACTAGATAGCACCCACATTTCGTCTTGTAGTACGAAGTGCACCTCCATCGTGTCTTATTAGCCCCCTTGTGATTAATCACAAACTCGTTCCGGTCTAAAACCAGTTTGGGGTTCTTGTGACCACGCATCACATACACCACACCTAAAACAACACAATGAGCAACACCTTCTTccgcaaaaaaatatttgtgttcaatgaaatatttcaaaaaaaacattaaagtaAGCGCCCCACGCCAATATATATGAAACTTTTCTCTTGGCTTTGACCTAAAGGGATAGTTGTTTATGCACGACCTCGTTCAGTATCACTTTacactaaaaattttattcttcctcactgaaaaaatgtcataaaaacAACCGCCCCACGTTGTgcgccaaaaataaatcacactTTTCCTTTCTAATTGACCTGAAAAAGGTCGTTCTGCCGCATGATCTCGCTTGATaacactttttattaaaagacttattaaacattttgagAACACAGTTAT
This window harbors:
- the MED22 gene encoding mediator of RNA polymerase II transcription subunit 22 yields the protein MSVPRALPQSKEALLKSYRTRLKDDVKSMLENFEEIVKLAKGDHDTQLSRMTQCEQDTFEMHVRAANIVRAGESLMKLVSDIKQYLILNDFPSVNEAITQNSKLFRTKQAECDQKLMSLRDDMAADLYDLEEEYYSSLNK